A stretch of DNA from Malus sylvestris chromosome 9, drMalSylv7.2, whole genome shotgun sequence:
TTTGTGTAATTGTGTAATTTCCCCGCCTTTTTtgcacactctctccctccatctctctcattgttgttcttcttgttattgctgctgctgctgctgttgctcCCTCTGATCAGATCTCTGGGGGCTTAGTTGTTTTATATTGAAAGACTATTACCTACTGTTTGGTTGTCGAGAAAACTAACAAAGTGACTGGAAAAATTAACTACTTTTAGTTTATCCAATAAACATTCAACTTAATTTTTGAAGGTTTTCGACTGACATTGAATGGTAATGCTGGATTTTGAGCTCCTCcggatgatgaagaagatgaatctTTCCTAGCCTCAAGCTTTGAGGTATTACATGCTGCGGCAGGACAGCCAATCACCAATCAATATCTACAACCTCAAGCTCCAGCCATTGATCTGTTGCAGTAGCATCTTCGTCCCAGACAGATTCTCACGCTGTACCATCACATATCATCAAGACAAGTGCTTGTCTTGgcgtttcttttatttgttttaactAACTAATTAGTTGATGGTTATTTAATTTACCTAGTCTCCTACAGACAAGCAACAAGGAACACCCTTGCTAAGAGTAAGAGTCTAAGAGCCTAGAGGAGCAGGAAAGATGCTTGAGAAACGAATTCTATTTTTTCTCCCAGATCAACCTATAAAAAGACTACTCCAGCTCATCGCTATGCCTCTCCTCATCGCTGGGCTCCTGTTTGTCACATTGTTCCTCCCCATCACTCTGCTCCTCCTCATCGGAATATTGCTCCTCCTCCTGCTGGCTAGAATAGATATCCTGGATTTGTATTCGAGTGTAATACACCAATTAAGAGGGAGTAGTGCGCCACAAATTGTAATGTTGAATTGCATGAGATGAGCAAATTGTAATCTATCTTGCCGTTTTCAACCAAATTCTCCAGCTTTGAATTGAATTGTTTGATCAAGTAGACCACATTCGAATGAATCATGTGAAAAACAGATGCTTTTACATAACAAAAGAAATGGTCTGAATACAGGAAACCAAGCTTCTTGAAGCTCTTCGTCAATCTTCAATGGCCATGGCCATGCTGTAATTATTAGGCTGGGATTGGGAAGGAAGAGAGTAAGGAGGGCGGGGAAACAGCAGCTTCAGACGGAAAGCATCCACGCCGTTCAAGTAGTACCGGAATAGCCTCTTTGCCCGTATAAATCCAAGACGCCCGTACAGCGCCAGCGCTCCTTTATTTGTCACTTCCGCCTCCAACGTTACCtgaatccaatccaatccaatcaatCGATCAATCAAATCATTCGTGACAACGGTGGCGACGCTAGGGCCCCAAAAGCAGATTGATTTTATTTACGAAATTAGAGAGATACCTCTTCGCAGCCAGATTCCCTCATGACTTGGATAGATCTGGTAACTAGTTGGGTGGCGATGCCTTTGCCTCTGTAGGGTTTGATGACGACGAGCATAGCGATGTACCCTCTGTAGGTGTTGCGGTGCTCCCCCATCTTGCACACCACCGTCCCCACGCACCTGCCTCCGTGGAACGCCATGAAACAGAGCTGCGGCCACAGATACACGAAGTACCGATAGGTGAAGATGGAGTACGGCTCACTCAGTTCTTGGTCCACCAGGCCCATAATTAGAGGCAGGTGCTCTTCTCCTCCATAGCTCAAGTACTCTATCTCCAACGCCGCCGACGACGACAAATTTACCTTCTCAATCTCACCCCCTCGTCCTCCGCCGCCgcagctttcttcttcttcttct
This window harbors:
- the LOC126634552 gene encoding N-alpha-acetyltransferase MAK3-like yields the protein MELEGISKIEEEEEEESCGGGGRGGEIEKVNLSSSAALEIEYLSYGGEEHLPLIMGLVDQELSEPYSIFTYRYFVYLWPQLCFMAFHGGRCVGTVVCKMGEHRNTYRGYIAMLVVIKPYRGKGIATQLVTRSIQVMRESGCEEVTLEAEVTNKGALALYGRLGFIRAKRLFRYYLNGVDAFRLKLLFPRPPYSLPSQSQPNNYSMAMAIED